From a region of the Plodia interpunctella isolate USDA-ARS_2022_Savannah chromosome 13, ilPloInte3.2, whole genome shotgun sequence genome:
- the ND-ACP gene encoding acyl carrier protein, mitochondrial isoform X1 translates to MAAANIARSIFSGLLRKSAKYNTSVVCRLSTVAVQQKFAAVKSGIKFIDNHHLQNGVQCQRMQQYSAGAPKPSPQEIKDRVIKVCKAYDKLSMCQLTVDSHFMTDLGLDSLDHVEVIMAMEDEFGFEIPDADAERLVRPRDIIQYVADKQDIYE, encoded by the exons ATGGCTGCTGCTAATATTGCTCGAAGTATTTTCAGCGGATTATTACGAAAATCCGCCAAATACAATACCTCTGTGGTATGCCGACTATCTACAGTTGCAGTACAACAAAAATTTGCCGCTGTGAAAAGTGGTATTAAATTCATCGACAACCACCACCTTCAAAATGGG GTACAATGTCAGCGCATGCAACAGTACTCAGCAGGGGCGCCTAAGCCCTCGCCGCAGGAAATAAAGGATCGAGTGATAAAAGTGTGCAAGGCTTACGACAAACTGAGTATGTGTCag ttgACGGTAGACTCACATTTCATGACTGACTTGGGTCTCGACTCGTTGGACCATGTTGAAGTGATCATGGCAATGGAAGATGAATTTGGTTTTGAAATTCCTGATGCAGATGCAGAGAGGCTGGTTAGACCAAGAGATATTATCCAATATGTAGCAGACAAACaagatatttatgaataa
- the ND-ACP gene encoding acyl carrier protein, mitochondrial isoform X2 translates to MAAANIARSIFSGLLRKSAKYNTSVVCRLSTVAVQQKFAAVKSGIKFIDNHHLQNGSQSLGVRNYSHDAPLTIDLIKSRVLLVLQLYDKVNPDKLTVDSHFMTDLGLDSLDHVEVIMAMEDEFGFEIPDADAERLVRPRDIIQYVADKQDIYE, encoded by the exons ATGGCTGCTGCTAATATTGCTCGAAGTATTTTCAGCGGATTATTACGAAAATCCGCCAAATACAATACCTCTGTGGTATGCCGACTATCTACAGTTGCAGTACAACAAAAATTTGCCGCTGTGAAAAGTGGTATTAAATTCATCGACAACCACCACCTTCAAAATGGG AGCCAGAGTCTTGGTGTCCGCAACTACAGTCACGACGCCCCGCTAACGATAGATCTTATCAAAAGTAGGGTGCTCCTAGTCTTGCAACTTTATGACAAAGTTAACCCTGATAAG ttgACGGTAGACTCACATTTCATGACTGACTTGGGTCTCGACTCGTTGGACCATGTTGAAGTGATCATGGCAATGGAAGATGAATTTGGTTTTGAAATTCCTGATGCAGATGCAGAGAGGCTGGTTAGACCAAGAGATATTATCCAATATGTAGCAGACAAACaagatatttatgaataa